One genomic segment of Amycolatopsis sp. WQ 127309 includes these proteins:
- a CDS encoding DUF397 domain-containing protein translates to MSEQPADDKAHIRHHLDFTEAEWIRAEPEGAALDEVAEYAFVPHTDGVTYVAMRKSTDPGGTVLVFTPAEWDAFVKGVRDGEFDFPGA, encoded by the coding sequence ATGAGCGAGCAGCCGGCCGACGACAAGGCGCACATCCGGCACCACCTGGACTTCACCGAGGCCGAGTGGATCCGGGCCGAGCCCGAGGGCGCCGCGCTCGACGAGGTCGCCGAGTACGCGTTCGTCCCGCACACCGACGGCGTCACCTACGTCGCGATGCGGAAGTCGACGGACCCCGGCGGCACGGTCCTCGTCTTCACCCCCGCAGAGTGGGACGCCTTCGTGAAGGGCGTCCGCGACGGCGAGTTCGACTTCCCCGGCGCCTAA
- a CDS encoding nuclear transport factor 2 family protein encodes MNSPRDVFAALSDGIGEGRFGELSALYAEDTVVEHPQAVPRPTRTTGRAAVHERFAGPLAGMVRLKPKNVVVHETTDPEVIVAEYDYDAESAETGKTDVTANIQVLRIRDGLIAGSRDYHDYLRLAAIRDGVDQLPKAYEQAPPRELSPVTPESAGSVFERLVHGVAGARWDELPELYAEETHVTHPFLPGSGVVRTRDELRAHFAAGKALNPGFSVADLVTYQTTDPEVLIGEFAYQGEYGGRPVRIANIFVMRIRDGLIVESRDYGDHLAVAGDTGTIPALAARLGS; translated from the coding sequence GTGAACTCACCCCGCGACGTGTTCGCCGCGCTGTCCGACGGGATCGGCGAAGGACGGTTCGGCGAGCTTTCCGCGCTCTACGCCGAGGACACCGTCGTCGAGCACCCCCAAGCCGTGCCGCGGCCGACGCGCACCACCGGCCGCGCGGCCGTCCACGAGCGGTTCGCCGGCCCGCTCGCCGGGATGGTCCGGCTCAAGCCCAAGAACGTCGTCGTCCACGAGACCACGGACCCCGAGGTGATCGTCGCCGAGTACGACTACGACGCCGAGTCGGCCGAGACCGGCAAGACCGACGTCACGGCCAACATCCAGGTCCTGCGGATCCGCGACGGCCTCATCGCCGGATCCCGCGACTACCACGACTACCTGCGGCTCGCCGCGATCCGCGACGGCGTCGACCAGCTGCCGAAGGCCTACGAGCAAGCGCCGCCGCGGGAGCTCTCCCCGGTCACGCCGGAGAGCGCGGGCAGTGTGTTCGAGCGGCTCGTCCACGGCGTCGCGGGCGCGCGCTGGGACGAGCTGCCGGAGCTGTACGCCGAGGAAACCCACGTGACGCACCCGTTCCTGCCGGGCTCGGGCGTGGTCCGGACGCGCGACGAGCTGCGCGCGCACTTCGCAGCCGGGAAGGCGCTCAACCCCGGCTTTTCGGTCGCGGACCTGGTCACCTACCAGACCACGGACCCGGAGGTGCTGATCGGCGAGTTCGCCTACCAGGGCGAATACGGCGGCCGTCCGGTGCGGATCGCGAACATCTTCGTGATGCGGATCCGCGACGGCCTGATCGTCGAGTCCCGCGACTACGGCGACCACCTCGCCGTCGCCGGCGACACCGGGACGATCCCCGCGCTGGCCGCCCGCCTGGGTTCTTAG
- a CDS encoding ankyrin repeat domain-containing protein, with translation MGTLPAKPSLDQLRKRAKELARAEAVKLSEAQFRIAREHGFPSWPKLQAYVRRVTEHGETLQHPYHQDVHYYAGRALGLLASAEDETPGAREPFDRWSQPVTRDGARVVVAREHGFVSWKALREHVKSLVDSGEPFARAYRAVEARDPDALATLLDGFPGLVTARGTNGNDLLGMAGATGDERLSRVLLDHGADPARGNVHGWTPLHQATYSDQARLVDLLLDAGAPVAVSARGDGGTPLVVALFWGHRKAAEKLAARDLAPGNLRVAAGLGDAALLDELLKPDGTLAPAAGEHRGFYRPHSGFPAWRPGDDPAEVRDEALAWAARNDRAGALRTLVARGARIDADVYRGTALTWAAASGKLAAVRTLLDLGADVNHAGTFGGPNHGEGATALHLAAQSGHLDVIRVLVEGGADLAARDALFDSTPESWAEHCDQPAAKELLAAL, from the coding sequence ATGGGCACGTTGCCCGCCAAACCCAGCCTGGACCAGCTGCGCAAACGCGCGAAAGAACTCGCGCGCGCCGAAGCCGTGAAGCTGTCCGAAGCGCAGTTCCGGATCGCGCGCGAGCACGGTTTCCCGAGCTGGCCGAAGCTGCAGGCGTACGTCCGGCGCGTCACCGAGCACGGCGAAACCCTGCAGCACCCGTACCACCAGGACGTCCACTACTACGCCGGGCGCGCGCTCGGCCTGCTCGCGTCCGCCGAAGACGAGACGCCCGGCGCGCGCGAGCCGTTCGACCGCTGGAGCCAGCCGGTCACCCGCGACGGCGCCCGCGTGGTCGTCGCCCGCGAACACGGTTTCGTTTCCTGGAAAGCACTTCGCGAGCACGTCAAGTCGCTTGTGGACAGCGGGGAGCCGTTCGCCCGGGCGTACCGTGCGGTCGAGGCGCGGGATCCCGACGCGCTGGCGACCCTCCTCGACGGGTTCCCCGGGCTCGTCACCGCCCGCGGCACCAACGGCAACGACCTGCTCGGCATGGCCGGCGCGACCGGCGACGAGCGGCTCAGCCGGGTCCTGCTGGACCACGGCGCGGACCCGGCGCGCGGCAACGTCCACGGCTGGACACCGCTGCACCAGGCCACTTACAGCGACCAGGCGCGGCTCGTCGACCTCCTGCTCGACGCGGGCGCGCCGGTCGCCGTCTCCGCGCGCGGAGACGGCGGCACACCCCTGGTCGTCGCCTTGTTCTGGGGGCACCGCAAGGCGGCGGAAAAGCTGGCGGCCCGGGATCTCGCCCCCGGCAACCTGCGCGTCGCGGCCGGCCTCGGCGACGCGGCACTCCTGGACGAACTGCTGAAACCGGACGGCACCCTGGCCCCGGCCGCGGGTGAACACCGCGGCTTCTACCGCCCGCACAGCGGTTTCCCGGCTTGGCGCCCGGGCGACGACCCGGCGGAGGTCCGCGACGAGGCCCTGGCCTGGGCGGCCCGCAACGACCGCGCCGGCGCCCTGCGCACGCTCGTCGCGCGCGGCGCCCGCATCGACGCCGACGTCTACCGCGGCACGGCCCTGACCTGGGCGGCCGCGTCCGGCAAGCTCGCGGCGGTCCGGACGTTGCTGGACCTCGGCGCCGACGTGAACCACGCGGGCACGTTCGGCGGCCCGAACCACGGTGAAGGCGCCACCGCCCTGCACCTGGCGGCGCAGTCCGGGCACCTCGACGTGATCCGGGTGCTCGTCGAAGGCGGCGCCGACCTGGCCGCGCGGGACGCGCTGTTCGACAGCACGCCGGAGTCCTGGGCCGAGCACTGCGACCAGCCGGCCGCGAAGGAGCTGCTGGCTGCTCTGTAG
- a CDS encoding TIGR03620 family F420-dependent LLM class oxidoreductase: MSVGIWRFFEDAPIGELRETAAEVEELGFDTLWFGEYAGREAFTQAALILAATSRLTVATGIARFDRRAPITAEAATRALGEAYPGRFTVGLGGHFPGARPISAMREYLAGMDAAALPGLPAPAPRPRRLLAALGPRALDLAAERADGAHPYFVPPEHTAVARDRLGPGKYLAVEQAVVLDASPEAARDAAREHVGTYVKLAPHHQANLRRLGFTDEDLADGGSDRLVEALVAFGGEQRVTDRIRAHLDAGADHVCVQVLARTKDSYRHLSTLVP; encoded by the coding sequence GTGAGCGTCGGGATCTGGCGGTTCTTCGAGGACGCCCCGATCGGCGAGCTGCGGGAGACCGCCGCCGAAGTCGAGGAACTGGGCTTCGACACGCTCTGGTTCGGCGAGTACGCCGGGCGGGAGGCGTTCACCCAGGCCGCGCTGATCCTGGCGGCGACCTCCCGTCTCACCGTGGCCACCGGGATCGCCCGCTTCGACCGGCGGGCGCCGATCACGGCGGAGGCGGCGACGCGGGCACTGGGCGAGGCCTACCCGGGCCGCTTCACCGTCGGGCTCGGCGGCCACTTCCCCGGTGCGCGCCCGATTTCGGCGATGCGCGAGTACCTGGCCGGGATGGACGCGGCCGCGCTGCCGGGACTGCCGGCGCCGGCACCCCGCCCGCGCCGGCTGCTCGCGGCGCTCGGCCCGCGCGCCCTCGACCTGGCGGCCGAGCGGGCGGACGGCGCCCACCCGTACTTCGTCCCGCCGGAGCACACGGCGGTGGCGCGGGACCGGCTCGGCCCGGGCAAGTACCTGGCCGTCGAGCAGGCGGTGGTGCTGGACGCATCTCCCGAGGCGGCCCGCGACGCGGCCCGGGAGCACGTCGGCACGTACGTGAAGCTCGCCCCGCACCACCAGGCGAACCTCCGCCGGCTCGGCTTCACCGACGAGGACCTGGCCGACGGCGGCAGCGACCGCCTGGTCGAAGCCCTGGTCGCCTTCGGCGGCGAGCAGCGGGTGACCGACCGGATCCGGGCCCACCTCGACGCCGGCGCCGACCACGTCTGCGTCCAGGTCCTGGCCCGCACCAAGGACTCCTACCGCCACCTGTCCACACTCGTCCCCTGA
- a CDS encoding TIGR03620 family F420-dependent LLM class oxidoreductase, with protein MTLIEETRARLGAIGAWLPSAPLAPPPDVERAATRRLAELGYRSVWSGEGPGSREVFAHFGDLLASVPDVVLGTGIANLWARPGVTAEKGGATLAQAHPGRFVLGVGVGHRFQATKAGEAYRPIDRMRAYLSEMDDIAAENPSPVAFPRVLAAVGPKMLELSRDHADGAHPFAQPVSHTPYAREILGPDKLLIPQQTVLLGTREDARESVRKRVALSREHHIEAYLAGWKRLGYTEADIDGPSDRFVDDLVLWGDAGTIAKRLDELLDAGADHVLLTPSAATFGSTVDILAELAPAVVR; from the coding sequence ATGACCCTGATCGAAGAAACCCGGGCCCGGCTCGGCGCCATCGGCGCCTGGCTGCCGAGTGCCCCGCTGGCCCCGCCGCCGGACGTCGAGCGCGCGGCCACCCGCCGGCTCGCCGAGCTCGGCTACCGCTCGGTCTGGAGCGGCGAAGGCCCCGGCTCGCGCGAGGTGTTCGCCCACTTCGGCGACCTGCTCGCGTCGGTGCCGGACGTCGTGCTCGGCACCGGCATCGCCAACCTCTGGGCCCGGCCGGGGGTGACCGCCGAGAAGGGCGGCGCCACCCTGGCCCAGGCCCACCCCGGCCGGTTCGTGCTCGGTGTCGGCGTCGGGCACCGGTTCCAGGCCACGAAGGCCGGCGAGGCGTACCGGCCGATCGACCGGATGCGCGCCTACCTGTCCGAAATGGACGACATCGCCGCGGAAAACCCTTCCCCGGTGGCGTTTCCGCGGGTGCTGGCCGCCGTCGGGCCGAAGATGCTGGAGCTGTCCCGCGACCACGCCGACGGCGCGCACCCGTTCGCCCAGCCCGTCAGCCACACGCCGTACGCCCGGGAGATCCTCGGGCCGGACAAGCTGCTGATCCCGCAGCAGACGGTGCTGCTCGGCACCCGCGAGGACGCCCGCGAAAGCGTCCGGAAGCGGGTGGCGCTCTCGCGCGAGCACCACATCGAGGCCTACCTCGCGGGCTGGAAACGGCTCGGCTACACCGAAGCCGACATCGACGGCCCGAGCGACCGGTTCGTCGACGACCTCGTCCTGTGGGGTGACGCGGGAACCATCGCGAAACGTCTGGACGAGCTGCTCGACGCGGGCGCGGACCACGTGCTGCTGACGCCGTCCGCGGCCACGTTCGGCTCCACTGTGGACATCCTGGCCGAGCTGGCGCCGGCGGTGGTCCGGTGA
- a CDS encoding TetR/AcrR family transcriptional regulator, with the protein MTEVKPMRADARRNYERLLEEAQRAFAEHGVEASLEDIARRAGVGIGTLYRHFPTRDALLETLLRARFDGQAERARELLTDPAPLDALQAWLLGLGDTTGTFRGLAELTADALNDETSRLYASCHAMRDAASQLVERAKAAGELRADVTTHELLLLLHAASWAGPHLPGDAGMQRLLALVFEGLRAS; encoded by the coding sequence ATGACCGAAGTCAAGCCGATGCGCGCGGACGCCCGCCGCAACTACGAACGCCTCCTGGAGGAGGCGCAGCGCGCCTTCGCCGAACACGGCGTCGAGGCGTCGCTGGAGGACATCGCCCGCCGGGCCGGCGTCGGCATCGGCACGCTCTACCGGCACTTCCCGACCCGCGACGCCCTGCTCGAGACCCTCCTGCGGGCCCGGTTCGACGGCCAGGCCGAGCGGGCGCGCGAGCTGCTCACCGACCCGGCGCCGCTCGACGCACTGCAGGCGTGGCTGCTCGGGCTCGGCGACACCACCGGCACCTTCCGGGGCCTGGCCGAGCTGACCGCCGACGCGCTCAACGACGAGACGTCCCGCTTGTACGCTTCGTGTCACGCCATGCGGGACGCGGCGTCCCAGCTGGTGGAACGCGCGAAGGCGGCGGGGGAGCTGCGCGCCGACGTCACCACGCACGAACTGCTTCTGTTGCTGCACGCGGCATCCTGGGCGGGGCCGCACCTGCCCGGCGACGCGGGCATGCAGCGCCTGCTGGCTCTTGTTTTCGAGGGATTACGAGCGAGTTAA
- the serA gene encoding phosphoglycerate dehydrogenase: MSKPSLQRPVVLIAEKLAPSVLSVFGDEVEVRHVDGTDRSALLEAVKSADALLVRSATKVDAEVFAATTQLKVVARAGVGLDNVEVPAATERGVLVVNAPTSNIVSAAEHAVALLLAVARRIPAADQSLRGGEWKRSSFSGVELQGKIVGVVGLGKIGQLFAQRLAAFDAKLIAYDPYVSAARAAQLGIELVTLDELLTRADAISVHLPKTPETKGLIDAAALKKTKPGVIIVNAARGGLIVEQDLADALRSGHVGGAGVDVFVTEPTTSSPLFELENVVVTPHLGASTAEAQDRAGTDVARSTLLALRGDFVPDAVNVSGGGTVGEHVRPYLSLVQKLGTLLTALNPKAPTSVEVVVKGELSNEDTGVLQLAALRGVFTGVVEDQVTFVNAPQLAEKLGVQVQLTTESESPKFRNLVTLRAVHADGATLTVSGSVTGKDEAEKLVEVNGRGFDLRAEGTVLLVEYPDRPGVMGRVGTLLGEAGINIEAAQISQTTDGSDAVMLLRVDRHIDAHLLEPIGAAVGAHTIRAVDFS; the protein is encoded by the coding sequence GTGAGCAAGCCCAGTCTCCAACGTCCAGTTGTCCTCATCGCGGAGAAGCTCGCCCCCTCCGTGCTGAGTGTGTTCGGTGACGAGGTGGAGGTCCGGCACGTCGACGGCACGGACCGATCCGCGCTGCTGGAGGCGGTGAAGAGCGCCGACGCGCTCCTGGTCCGGTCCGCGACCAAGGTCGACGCCGAGGTCTTCGCCGCCACGACCCAGCTCAAGGTCGTCGCCCGGGCCGGGGTCGGCCTGGACAACGTCGAGGTGCCCGCCGCCACCGAGCGCGGTGTCCTCGTCGTGAACGCCCCGACGTCCAACATCGTCTCCGCCGCCGAGCACGCCGTGGCGCTGCTGCTGGCCGTCGCGCGCCGCATCCCGGCCGCCGACCAGAGCCTGCGCGGCGGCGAGTGGAAGCGCAGCTCGTTCTCCGGTGTCGAGCTGCAGGGCAAGATCGTCGGCGTGGTCGGCCTCGGCAAGATCGGCCAGCTGTTCGCGCAGCGCCTCGCCGCGTTCGACGCCAAGCTCATCGCGTACGACCCCTACGTCTCGGCCGCGCGCGCCGCGCAGCTGGGCATCGAGCTCGTCACCCTCGACGAGCTGCTGACCCGCGCCGACGCGATCTCCGTCCACCTGCCGAAGACCCCGGAGACCAAGGGCCTCATCGACGCCGCCGCGCTGAAGAAGACCAAGCCGGGCGTCATCATCGTGAACGCCGCCCGCGGCGGGCTGATCGTCGAGCAGGACCTGGCCGACGCGCTGCGCTCGGGCCACGTCGGCGGCGCCGGCGTCGACGTCTTCGTCACCGAGCCGACCACGTCCAGCCCGCTGTTCGAGCTGGAGAACGTCGTCGTCACCCCGCACCTGGGCGCCTCCACCGCCGAGGCGCAGGACCGCGCGGGCACCGACGTCGCGAGGTCGACGCTGCTGGCCCTGCGCGGCGACTTCGTGCCGGACGCGGTGAACGTCTCCGGCGGCGGCACGGTCGGCGAGCACGTGCGCCCGTACCTGTCGCTGGTGCAGAAGCTGGGCACGCTGCTCACCGCGCTCAACCCGAAGGCGCCGACGTCGGTCGAGGTCGTCGTCAAGGGCGAGCTGTCCAACGAAGACACCGGCGTGCTGCAGCTGGCCGCGCTGCGCGGGGTGTTCACCGGCGTGGTCGAGGACCAGGTCACGTTCGTCAACGCGCCGCAGCTGGCCGAGAAGCTCGGCGTCCAGGTGCAGCTGACCACGGAGTCGGAGAGCCCCAAGTTCCGCAACCTGGTCACCCTGCGCGCGGTGCACGCCGACGGCGCGACGCTGACGGTGTCCGGCTCGGTCACCGGCAAGGACGAGGCCGAGAAGCTCGTCGAGGTCAACGGCCGCGGGTTCGACCTGCGCGCCGAGGGCACCGTGCTGCTGGTCGAGTACCCGGACCGCCCGGGCGTGATGGGCCGCGTCGGCACGCTGCTCGGCGAAGCCGGCATCAACATCGAGGCCGCGCAGATCAGCCAGACCACCGACGGCTCCGACGCCGTGATGCTGCTGCGCGTCGACCGCCACATCGACGCGCACCTGCTGGAGCCGATCGGCGCCGCGGTGGGCGCGCACACGATCCGCGCCGTCGACTTCAGCTGA
- a CDS encoding S8 family serine peptidase, with product MSRSRLPARATTAAFAVVLAAALGAPVASAADAPLADSVSPAKIDDAKLQGKVEPRLAAAQGRVTAFVELAKKPAVDAFTAAQPQGKESAKRAARAAKDDTAAAVSSVLGQLRTAGAQPQTVTQTANAVPGVVVTADAAKLRDVAKRADVVSVRTVVPKTRTNASAEQLTNTLAAWQQTGKFGDGVRVGVIDDGIDYTHADFGGPGTPAAYKSVDSTKPTPLFPSAKVVGGTDLVGNDYDAATPGKTTPAPDPNPLACGEHGTHVAGTIGGFGVTADGKTFKGDYKKLDAKKVDAMQIGPGTAPKSLLYAIKVFGCAGSTNVTSQALDWALDPDGDGDFTDHLDIVNLSLGSDFGAPDDPDSLFVRKLAANNVLPVISAGNGGDINDIAGSPGNTPEALTVASTRDAGVLRDAAEVTAPTAAKGQKTGQYSQSYAGYDTLNLTAPVVALSAANNAGCAAYSAADKAKAAGKFVWLEWDDNDSTRACGSAVRANNAQAAGAKGALLSSTLEHFSAGIAGNAAIPMFQFTGSATAPLRASLTAGTLQVRLYGTGRASIQTYDKKIVDTPSSFTSRGTRGPALKPDVAAPGDTITSAFRGSGNGRTVLSGTSMAAPHTTGITALVRQSHPDWSVEEVKASVIDTAGHDVTDGAGRTFAPQRVGSGRIDAKAALDNQVLAYVQDDPGAVSVSFGTVEAGGPVTLSKTIKLVNKGVTAAEYSVAYQAVNALPGVEYTVDTPTVKLSPRGTAKVKVTLKITDPKALRKVMDPTMQAVQAGLARQFVADASGRVAFTPKSGAKVPLRVSVYAAPKPVSAISTPASVKFAPDATQAVLNLSGRGVDQGTGAQRYRSLISVLELQAESPQLAECDADVITDCTVNKTAKGGDLRYIGAASTAPLAKAQGEAENAILAFGLSTWSDWANIGSNTSPFVDIDTTGDGAPDFETYVTKATATDVLIAVTVALTPGFPTVDIQAVNGQLGDVDTNVFDTNVITLPVSLAALGIDATADSHRISYTVGVSGYYVAPGTTNGLIDYVGTPLSFDALAPGYAVQGGGDAALGYVAKPGTALVVTRNAASAAADNALGLLAIEHHNAAGNRANVVKVDAAQGARPGNDRQPIGAGRH from the coding sequence ATGAGCAGATCCCGCTTACCCGCGCGCGCCACGACGGCGGCCTTCGCCGTCGTGCTGGCCGCCGCGCTCGGGGCGCCCGTCGCGAGCGCGGCCGACGCTCCGCTCGCCGACAGCGTCTCGCCGGCGAAGATCGACGACGCCAAGCTCCAGGGCAAGGTCGAGCCGCGCCTGGCCGCCGCGCAGGGCCGCGTCACCGCGTTCGTCGAGCTGGCCAAGAAGCCCGCCGTCGACGCGTTCACCGCCGCGCAGCCCCAGGGCAAGGAGTCCGCCAAGCGGGCGGCCCGCGCGGCCAAGGACGACACCGCCGCCGCCGTGAGCTCCGTGCTCGGCCAGCTGCGCACCGCCGGCGCCCAGCCCCAGACCGTCACCCAGACGGCCAACGCCGTCCCCGGCGTCGTCGTCACCGCCGACGCCGCGAAGCTGCGTGACGTCGCGAAGCGCGCCGACGTCGTCTCGGTGCGCACGGTCGTGCCGAAGACCCGGACCAACGCCAGTGCCGAGCAGCTGACCAACACGCTCGCCGCGTGGCAGCAGACCGGCAAGTTCGGCGACGGCGTCCGCGTCGGCGTCATCGACGACGGCATCGACTACACCCACGCCGACTTCGGCGGCCCCGGCACGCCGGCGGCCTACAAGAGCGTCGACAGCACCAAGCCGACCCCGCTGTTCCCGAGCGCCAAGGTCGTCGGCGGCACCGACCTCGTCGGCAACGACTACGACGCCGCGACGCCCGGCAAGACCACCCCGGCGCCGGACCCGAACCCGCTGGCCTGCGGTGAGCACGGCACGCACGTCGCCGGCACCATCGGCGGCTTCGGTGTCACCGCCGACGGCAAGACCTTCAAGGGCGACTACAAGAAGCTCGACGCCAAGAAGGTCGACGCGATGCAGATCGGCCCGGGCACGGCGCCGAAGTCGCTCCTCTACGCCATCAAGGTGTTCGGCTGCGCGGGCTCGACGAACGTCACCTCGCAGGCGCTCGACTGGGCGCTCGACCCGGACGGCGACGGCGACTTCACCGACCACCTCGACATCGTCAACCTGTCGCTGGGCTCCGACTTCGGCGCGCCGGACGACCCGGACTCGCTGTTCGTGCGCAAGCTCGCCGCGAACAACGTCCTCCCGGTGATCTCCGCGGGCAACGGCGGCGACATCAACGACATCGCCGGCTCGCCGGGCAACACGCCCGAGGCGCTCACCGTGGCCAGCACGCGGGACGCGGGCGTCCTGCGCGACGCCGCCGAGGTCACCGCGCCCACCGCGGCCAAGGGCCAGAAGACCGGCCAGTACAGCCAGAGCTACGCCGGCTACGACACGCTGAACCTGACCGCTCCGGTCGTCGCGCTGTCCGCGGCGAACAACGCGGGCTGCGCGGCGTACTCCGCGGCGGACAAGGCGAAGGCGGCCGGCAAGTTCGTCTGGCTGGAGTGGGACGACAACGACTCGACCCGCGCGTGCGGTTCGGCCGTCCGGGCGAACAACGCCCAGGCCGCGGGGGCCAAGGGCGCGCTCCTGTCGTCCACTTTGGAGCACTTCAGCGCGGGCATCGCGGGCAACGCGGCGATCCCGATGTTCCAGTTCACCGGCTCCGCGACCGCGCCGCTGCGCGCGTCGCTGACCGCGGGCACGCTGCAGGTGCGCCTCTACGGCACCGGTCGCGCGTCGATCCAGACGTACGACAAGAAGATCGTCGACACCCCGAGCTCGTTCACCTCGCGCGGCACCCGCGGCCCGGCGCTCAAGCCGGACGTGGCCGCCCCCGGTGACACGATCACCTCGGCGTTCCGCGGCAGCGGCAACGGCCGGACCGTGCTGTCCGGCACGTCGATGGCGGCCCCGCACACCACGGGCATCACGGCGCTGGTCCGCCAGTCCCACCCGGACTGGTCGGTCGAGGAGGTCAAGGCCTCGGTGATCGACACCGCCGGCCACGACGTCACCGACGGCGCCGGCCGCACCTTCGCGCCGCAGCGCGTCGGCAGCGGCCGGATCGACGCCAAGGCGGCGCTGGACAACCAGGTGCTCGCCTACGTCCAGGACGACCCGGGCGCGGTCAGCGTCAGCTTCGGCACGGTCGAAGCCGGTGGCCCGGTGACGCTGTCGAAGACGATCAAGCTGGTCAACAAGGGTGTCACGGCGGCCGAGTACTCGGTGGCCTACCAGGCGGTCAACGCGCTGCCGGGCGTCGAGTACACAGTGGACACGCCGACGGTGAAGCTCTCGCCGCGCGGCACCGCCAAGGTCAAGGTGACGCTGAAGATCACCGACCCGAAGGCCCTGCGCAAGGTCATGGACCCGACCATGCAAGCCGTCCAGGCCGGGCTCGCCCGCCAGTTCGTCGCGGACGCCTCCGGCCGCGTCGCCTTCACCCCGAAGAGCGGGGCCAAGGTGCCGCTGCGGGTCTCGGTCTACGCGGCGCCGAAGCCGGTTTCGGCGATCTCGACCCCGGCGTCGGTCAAGTTCGCGCCGGACGCCACCCAGGCCGTGCTGAACCTGAGCGGTCGCGGTGTGGACCAGGGAACGGGTGCGCAGCGCTACCGCTCGCTGATCAGCGTGCTCGAGCTGCAGGCGGAGTCCCCGCAGCTGGCCGAGTGCGACGCGGACGTGATCACCGACTGCACGGTGAACAAGACCGCGAAGGGCGGCGACCTCCGCTACATCGGCGCGGCTTCCACCGCGCCGCTGGCGAAGGCGCAGGGTGAGGCGGAGAACGCGATCCTCGCGTTCGGCCTGTCCACCTGGAGCGACTGGGCGAACATCGGCAGCAACACGTCGCCGTTCGTCGACATCGACACCACCGGGGACGGTGCGCCGGACTTCGAGACCTACGTGACCAAGGCGACGGCGACCGACGTCCTGATCGCGGTCACGGTCGCGCTGACCCCGGGCTTCCCGACCGTCGACATCCAGGCCGTCAACGGCCAGCTCGGCGACGTCGACACCAACGTGTTCGACACCAACGTGATCACGTTGCCGGTTTCGCTGGCCGCGCTGGGCATCGACGCGACCGCCGACAGCCACCGCATCTCCTACACGGTGGGCGTCAGCGGCTACTACGTCGCTCCGGGCACGACGAACGGGCTGATCGACTACGTCGGCACGCCGCTGTCGTTCGACGCGCTCGCGCCGGGCTACGCGGTCCAGGGTGGCGGCGACGCCGCGCTGGGCTACGTCGCCAAGCCGGGCACGGCGCTGGTCGTCACCCGGAACGCGGCGTCGGCCGCGGCCGACAACGCGCTCGGGCTGCTCGCCATCGAGCACCACAACGCCGCGGGGAACCGGGCGAACGTGGTCAAGGTGGACGCGGCCCAGGGTGCCCGGCCGGGGAACGACCGTCAGCCGATCGGGGCGGGCCGCCACTAG
- a CDS encoding 3-isopropylmalate dehydrogenase, with product MRLAVIPGDGIGPEVVAEALKVLGEVAPTAEITNYDLGAARWHATGELLPESVLGELRQHDAMLLGAVGDPTVPSGILERGLLLRLRFEMDHHVNLRPARLYPGVRGPLADAGDVDMVVVREGTEGPYAGTGGLIRKDTEHEIATEVSINTAFGVRRVVADAFNRAEARPRKHLTLVHKTNVLSFAGSLWSRIVEEVSLEHPEVTVAYSHVDAATIHLVTDPSRFDVIVTDNLFGDIITDLAAAVTGGIGLAASGNLDMTRRNPSMFEPVHGSAPDIAGQGLADPTAAVLSVALLLDHLGQKEAARRIEASVAFDLATRDQASPGATTAVGDRLAALVSSNVRTG from the coding sequence ATGCGGCTCGCGGTGATCCCAGGAGACGGGATCGGGCCCGAGGTGGTCGCCGAGGCGTTGAAGGTGCTCGGTGAAGTGGCACCTACGGCGGAGATCACGAACTACGACCTCGGCGCCGCGCGATGGCACGCGACAGGTGAGCTGCTCCCGGAGTCGGTGCTGGGCGAGCTTCGCCAGCACGACGCCATGCTGCTGGGCGCGGTCGGCGATCCGACGGTGCCGAGCGGGATCCTGGAGCGCGGCCTGCTGCTGCGTCTGCGGTTCGAAATGGACCACCACGTCAACCTGCGCCCGGCGCGGCTGTACCCCGGTGTCCGGGGACCGCTGGCCGACGCCGGCGACGTCGACATGGTCGTCGTGCGCGAAGGCACCGAAGGCCCGTACGCGGGCACCGGTGGCCTGATCCGCAAGGACACCGAGCACGAGATCGCGACCGAGGTCAGCATCAACACGGCGTTCGGCGTGCGGCGGGTGGTCGCGGACGCGTTCAACCGCGCCGAGGCCCGGCCGCGCAAGCACCTGACGCTCGTGCACAAGACCAACGTGCTCTCGTTCGCCGGGTCGCTGTGGTCGCGGATCGTCGAAGAGGTCTCGCTGGAGCACCCGGAGGTGACGGTCGCCTACTCGCACGTGGACGCGGCGACGATCCACCTGGTGACCGACCCGTCCCGGTTCGACGTCATCGTGACGGACAACCTGTTCGGCGACATCATCACGGACCTCGCGGCCGCGGTGACGGGCGGAATCGGCCTCGCGGCGAGCGGCAACCTGGACATGACCCGCCGCAACCCGAGCATGTTCGAGCCGGTCCACGGTTCGGCCCCGGACATCGCGGGCCAGGGCCTGGCCGACCCGACGGCCGCGGTGCTGTCGGTGGCACTGCTGCTGGACCACCTGGGCCAGAAGGAAGCCGCGCGCCGCATCGAGGCGTCGGTGGCGTTCGATCTGGCGACCCGGGACCAGGCGTCGCCGGGTGCGACGACGGCGGTCGGTGACCGCTTGGCGGCGCTGGTGTCGTCGAACGTGCGCACCGGCTGA